The DNA window GACCAAGCACGAGTAAAACTACTATCTAATCCACTCACACGGCTGTGCCGTACATTACCTCTTTCCAttccaataatttgttgataaatacCATTGGTTTACCAATTATTTTGGGTATACTTCTTTTTGCTGTTGCGTTTGTCTTGCTTAATTCCAAATGACCTTGTAAATGTCCAATCAATCGAGTTAATATCGCATTACCATCTTCATCCTCACCTATATCATCTAGAAACTTGTTTTGGTGATTATAGTAATACCATGCCGTCAACCAGAGCACCTTGTTAAACATCGGGAATCTGAACTTTGTTGGAACTTTTGTCGctctttcaatttcattaattttcaattgcaTTACCATATCTCTTATAGTCAAGTAATTACCTCCTATCACAATTGAATCTTGTGGTGTGTGTACAGCATGTATCCAACCACTGGGGATGATAAAAAGATCACCAGGCTTTAGGTTGACCTTAAACCCATCATTTGGCTTGatcttctttttattctttgttATTGTATATTCAGGATACCAAATAAAGTTTTGCGAAGGCTCTAGGCACCAAGATTTATACAATTCCAAATTATTGTCTGTTGGTgggaaaaacaaaaatgtcTTGGCCCCACTTAATACTGTGTAGTATACCGAAGTGccaccaaaatcaatatgGAAATCAGTGAATGAATTCTTCACAGACATGAGACAGTATTTGGTGACTTTACTTCTCTTTTGTTCATCCTCTTCAATCCACACTCGATCCACTACATCCATGTCTCGAACACACTTGGGTCGTGTGAAGTTAGCTCCAAATTTTGCAACATCAGATATCTCCAACGATATCACATTTCTAATTCTATCGCGTTTCTCTTCACTAGTCTTGAAATATTCTCGCCATTGCTTCAATCTCCAAGGTGGAGATATACCTTGCTGTGATATCACATCCATCACTTCCAATGGTGTATCTTCTCCGCAACAATCCGtgatataatcaattgtaATTTCCTTTTTGTCAACGGGGAATTGCATTCCATTTTGGGTCAAGTTTGCTTGTGGGATAAGAATTGGTTTCTCCATGTGTGTGTCTAATGCATACGTTTTCGTAAGCTTATCAGTCACATTAAGATTTGTTTCTCCCTTAAAGTTCAAAAAATTGTGTAAATGGAAATGGTTTGACTTGTCAATTGCAAATGTATCTCCTTCATTCAAA is part of the Candida dubliniensis CD36 chromosome R, complete sequence genome and encodes:
- a CDS encoding JmjC domain-containing histone demethylase, putative (Similar to S. cerevisiae JHD1) — protein: MPINSESCPLCRAHSHTTEKEEDKTSWVQCSKCKIWYHVHCLNLPTEEINQIVIYHCPECVPKYGESTYKRKSKRARVSIDYQSLNEGDTFAIDKSNHFHLHNFLNFKGETNLNVTDKLTKTYALDTHMEKPILIPQANLTQNGMQFPVDKKEITIDYITDCCGEDTPLEVMDVISQQGISPPWRLKQWREYFKTSEEKRDRIRNVISLEISDVAKFGANFTRPKCVRDMDVVDRVWIEEDEQKRSKVTKYCLMSVKNSFTDFHIDFGGTSVYYTVLSGAKTFLFFPPTDNNLELYKSWCLEPSQNFIWYPEYTITKNKKKIKPNDGFKVNLKPGDLFIIPSGWIHAVHTPQDSIVIGGNYLTIRDMVMQLKINEIERATKVPTKFRFPMFNKVLWLTAWYYYNHQNKFLDDIGEDEDGNAILTRLIGHLQGHLELSKTNATAKRSIPKIIGKPMVFINKLLEWKEVMYGTAV